From one Neorhizobium galegae genomic stretch:
- a CDS encoding glycosyltransferase family 2 protein, with amino-acid sequence MRLREYPPAALPVQDDARNNSASSGNPSADNGSAAGDPEFLALSALGFSKPLLSTLTDRARRNGTSIESELLHGGQVDEAAYYGAMARYLRLPFIAAIDPGSVADIPGLDTQLQRPNQVRINHRHKAPQVAVVPEARRLADLKAALLAMPLLGQDLAITAPSAIRQAVWRSGATRRVRETINGLFDRFPEFSARVVLSGAQGFYAGLGVAALAAALIAMPIETLLLLHILLSLIYFASLSLRFAAFTRQQFGGPIPAALPPREDALPCYTVMVALYREAAVAEQLMASLGRLDWPPSLLDIKLICEADDQETIAALKALKPASHFDIVEVPPATPRTKPKALTYALGAARGEFLAIYDAEDKPHPQQLREAYARFRTSPVAIACLQAPLIINNARESWISALFSLEYCGLFRGLLPMLARRQMPLPLGGTSNHFRADALRAAGGWDPFNVTEDADLGFRLYRLGYRADVITRQTVEDAPTTMRVWLGQRSRWFKGWLQTWLVLMRDPRRLVGEMGFRGFCIFQLMIGGMLVSSLLHPLIIVFMGVGAYYMLEAPVDEIPAAVLSLFIIDTINILGSYLIFLGLGRGPMTEHERRLVGWRWIGVPLYWMMTSVAAWRAVIELRSKPFFWNKTPHQPTGK; translated from the coding sequence ATGCGCTTGAGGGAATATCCGCCAGCAGCGCTGCCGGTGCAAGATGATGCGCGGAACAATTCGGCGTCGTCCGGAAACCCGTCAGCCGACAACGGCAGCGCTGCCGGCGATCCGGAATTCCTCGCCCTGTCGGCGCTCGGCTTCTCCAAGCCACTGCTTTCGACGCTGACCGACAGGGCGCGGCGCAACGGCACCAGCATCGAAAGCGAACTGCTTCACGGCGGCCAGGTCGACGAGGCGGCCTATTACGGCGCCATGGCGCGTTACCTTCGCCTGCCCTTCATCGCGGCGATCGATCCGGGCTCGGTCGCCGACATACCGGGGCTCGATACCCAGTTGCAACGCCCGAACCAGGTCAGGATCAACCATCGCCACAAGGCGCCGCAGGTGGCGGTCGTGCCCGAAGCGAGAAGGCTTGCCGACCTCAAGGCGGCCCTGCTTGCGATGCCGCTGCTCGGACAGGACCTTGCCATCACCGCTCCATCTGCGATCCGCCAGGCCGTCTGGAGATCAGGTGCGACGCGGCGCGTGCGCGAGACGATCAACGGGCTGTTCGATCGTTTTCCCGAGTTCTCGGCCCGCGTGGTGCTCTCAGGCGCCCAGGGTTTTTACGCCGGGCTCGGAGTGGCCGCCCTCGCCGCTGCGCTGATCGCCATGCCGATCGAGACCCTGCTTCTGCTGCATATTCTTCTGTCGCTGATCTATTTCGCGTCCCTCAGTCTGCGGTTCGCCGCCTTCACCCGGCAGCAGTTCGGGGGCCCGATCCCGGCGGCCCTGCCGCCTCGAGAGGATGCGCTTCCCTGTTATACGGTGATGGTCGCGCTCTACCGGGAAGCTGCGGTGGCGGAGCAGCTGATGGCCAGCCTCGGGCGGCTCGACTGGCCACCCTCCCTGCTCGACATCAAGCTCATCTGCGAGGCGGACGACCAGGAAACGATCGCGGCGCTGAAGGCGCTGAAGCCGGCCTCGCATTTCGACATCGTCGAGGTGCCGCCTGCAACGCCGCGCACCAAACCCAAGGCGCTCACCTATGCGCTGGGGGCTGCGCGCGGCGAATTCCTGGCGATCTACGATGCGGAGGACAAGCCACATCCGCAGCAATTGCGCGAGGCCTACGCCCGCTTCCGGACGTCGCCGGTGGCGATCGCCTGTCTTCAGGCGCCGCTGATCATCAACAATGCCCGCGAATCCTGGATCAGCGCATTGTTCTCGCTCGAATATTGCGGTCTCTTCCGCGGGCTGCTGCCAATGCTGGCGCGCAGACAGATGCCGCTGCCGCTCGGCGGCACATCCAATCATTTCCGCGCAGACGCCCTGCGCGCCGCCGGAGGCTGGGATCCGTTCAACGTCACCGAGGACGCAGATCTCGGTTTTCGCCTCTATCGCCTCGGCTATCGCGCGGATGTCATTACCCGCCAGACGGTCGAAGACGCGCCGACCACGATGCGCGTATGGCTCGGCCAGCGCAGCCGCTGGTTCAAGGGCTGGCTGCAGACCTGGCTGGTGCTGATGCGCGACCCGCGCCGGCTGGTCGGCGAGATGGGTTTTCGAGGCTTCTGCATCTTTCAGCTGATGATCGGAGGCATGCTGGTCTCTTCGCTCCTGCATCCGCTGATCATCGTCTTCATGGGAGTTGGCGCCTATTACATGCTGGAGGCGCCGGTGGACGAGATCCCGGCCGCGGTGCTCTCCCTTTTCATCATCGACACCATCAACATCCTCGGCAGCTACCTGATCTTCCTCGGGCTGGGACGGGGTCCGATGACCGAGCACGAACGGCGGCTGGTCGGCTGGCGCTGGATCGGCGTGCCGCTCTACTGGATGATGACCTCGGTCGCCGCCTGGCGGGCGGTGATCGAGCTGCGGTCAAAACCCTTCTTCTGGAACAAGACGCCGCATCAGCCGACCGGCAAATGA
- a CDS encoding S24 family peptidase codes for MLSHDTIWSAIDTLAQRHQLTPSGLARRAGLDPTSFNKSKRLGPDGRLRWPSTESIAKVLEATGATIDQFMSYLPAVPGRSSIPEGNFPPQNGAIPLLGFAQAGAGGFFDDGGFPAGQGWDVVEFPVDPSRKAGVYALEVQGESMMPLYRDGDVLIVEPGAQVRRGDRVVLKTKEGEVMAKVLARQSARTVELLSLNPEHPNRTFDLSDVEWIARIIWASQ; via the coding sequence ATGCTGTCACATGATACGATCTGGAGCGCAATCGATACGCTCGCCCAACGCCACCAGTTGACGCCTTCCGGGCTGGCGCGACGCGCCGGCCTCGATCCCACCTCGTTCAACAAGTCGAAACGGCTCGGACCGGACGGACGGCTGCGCTGGCCGTCGACGGAATCGATCGCCAAGGTGCTCGAGGCGACGGGCGCCACGATCGACCAGTTCATGAGCTACCTGCCCGCCGTTCCCGGCCGCTCCTCGATCCCGGAAGGCAATTTCCCGCCGCAGAACGGTGCCATCCCGCTGCTCGGGTTTGCCCAGGCCGGCGCCGGCGGCTTTTTCGACGATGGCGGGTTTCCAGCGGGTCAGGGCTGGGATGTGGTGGAATTTCCGGTCGATCCGTCCCGCAAGGCCGGCGTCTATGCGCTGGAAGTCCAGGGCGAGTCGATGATGCCGCTTTATCGCGACGGCGACGTGCTGATCGTCGAGCCCGGCGCGCAGGTGCGCCGCGGCGACCGCGTGGTCCTCAAGACCAAGGAGGGCGAGGTGATGGCAAAAGTGCTCGCCCGCCAGAGCGCCCGGACTGTGGAGCTGCTCTCCCTCAATCCCGAACATCCGAACCGCACCTTCGACCTTTCCGACGTGGAATGGATAGCCCGCATCATCTGGGCGAGCCAATGA
- the repC gene encoding plasmid replication protein RepC, producing MESRYVTTPFGRRAMSLGMLVNQQLAETIEPGITRNKWKLFRAVCEARPSLGVTDRALTVLDALLTFYPDDEISEARGLVVFPSNAQLSLRARGMTAATLRRHLAVLIDAGLILRKDSPNGKRYARRSRAGEINEAFGFSLAPLLARAAEIESLAAQVVADRELLRITRDRLTVCRRDVAKLIAAAFDEGVPGDWGTILDIFRTLVGRIPRVATVKTIAPILEEMDMLRSEIINVLEIRVKTQKIDARESQIERHKQNSNLKYHSESEPRHETTHAVPPPDNLQPQSEPAGGKQSSQRAPHNDGVASKSLQSFPLGLVLQACPQIGDYGPGGRIDNWRDLMAAAAVVRTMLRVSPTAYEEACMAMGRENAATVMACILERGGHINSAGGYLRDLTRRTERGEFAVGPMLMALARAGVPGSRLAG from the coding sequence ATGGAGAGTAGGTATGTGACGACGCCCTTTGGGCGGCGGGCGATGTCGCTTGGCATGTTGGTAAATCAGCAACTCGCCGAGACGATAGAACCCGGAATTACCCGTAACAAATGGAAGCTGTTCAGAGCCGTCTGCGAGGCACGGCCGTCGCTGGGGGTGACCGATCGTGCCCTGACAGTGCTTGACGCGCTCTTGACCTTCTATCCGGATGACGAAATTTCCGAGGCGAGGGGTCTCGTCGTGTTCCCTTCGAACGCCCAGCTCTCTCTCCGCGCCCGTGGCATGACGGCTGCGACCCTCAGACGACATCTTGCCGTTCTCATCGATGCCGGCCTGATCCTGCGCAAAGATAGCCCGAACGGGAAACGTTACGCTCGTCGCAGTAGGGCTGGAGAGATCAATGAGGCGTTCGGCTTCAGCCTCGCCCCGCTTCTGGCGCGTGCTGCCGAGATCGAGAGCCTAGCCGCTCAGGTGGTTGCCGATCGGGAACTGTTGCGGATTACCCGGGACCGGCTCACCGTCTGCCGGCGTGATGTCGCCAAGCTGATTGCCGCAGCCTTCGACGAAGGCGTTCCCGGGGATTGGGGGACGATCCTCGACATCTTCCGAACGCTTGTGGGGCGGATTCCGCGTGTCGCCACCGTCAAAACCATCGCTCCCATTCTGGAGGAGATGGACATGTTGCGCTCGGAAATTATCAACGTGTTGGAAATTCGAGTAAAAACGCAAAAAATCGACGCCAGAGAGTCTCAGATTGAGCGCCACAAACAGAATTCTAATCTTAAATACCATTCTGAATCTGAACCACGCCACGAGACCACGCATGCCGTACCCCCGCCGGACAACCTCCAACCGCAGAGTGAACCCGCCGGAGGTAAACAGAGCAGTCAAAGAGCGCCCCACAACGACGGCGTAGCCTCGAAATCACTGCAATCCTTCCCGCTCGGGCTCGTGCTCCAGGCCTGCCCGCAGATCGGAGACTATGGGCCGGGTGGGAGGATCGACAACTGGCGCGACCTGATGGCGGCGGCCGCCGTTGTCCGCACCATGCTTAGGGTCAGCCCTACCGCGTATGAGGAAGCGTGTATGGCGATGGGGAGGGAAAATGCCGCGACCGTCATGGCCTGCATTCTCGAGAGGGGAGGGCACATCAACTCGGCCGGCGGTTATCTGCGCGATCTCACCCGCCGTACCGAAAGAGGCGAGTTCGCCGTCGGTCCGATGCTAATGGCCCTTGCGCGGGCAGGGGTTCCCGGCAGTCGGCTCGCGGGCTGA
- a CDS encoding response regulator — protein MQTLTIIIADDHPLFRGALSHSVRGIAEELVIIEAGDFEAARRAAENNPDADLMLLDLAMPGVSGFSGLMSLRAEFSGLPIVIVSASDDCTTIRRALELGASGFISKSSGLDDIRAGIQTVLEGDIWAPKDYLAGPEEDSGLTEIIERLKTLTPQQNRVLSMLGEGLLNKQIAYELGVSEATIKAHVSAILLKLNVDSRTQAVIKLGKINMALVA, from the coding sequence ATGCAGACACTCACGATCATCATCGCAGACGACCACCCGCTGTTTCGCGGCGCGCTCAGCCATTCGGTGCGGGGCATTGCCGAAGAACTCGTGATCATCGAGGCCGGCGATTTCGAGGCCGCGCGGCGCGCGGCCGAAAACAATCCCGATGCCGACCTGATGCTGCTCGACCTCGCCATGCCGGGGGTCAGCGGCTTTTCCGGACTGATGTCGCTCCGCGCCGAATTTTCCGGCCTGCCGATCGTCATCGTCTCGGCCAGCGACGATTGCACCACCATCCGCCGCGCGCTGGAACTCGGTGCTTCCGGCTTCATCTCGAAATCCTCCGGGCTCGACGATATCCGCGCCGGCATCCAGACGGTGCTGGAAGGCGACATCTGGGCGCCGAAAGACTACCTCGCCGGACCGGAAGAAGATTCGGGCCTTACCGAGATCATCGAACGGCTGAAGACGCTGACGCCGCAGCAGAACCGGGTGCTCTCCATGCTCGGCGAAGGACTGCTCAACAAGCAGATCGCCTATGAACTCGGCGTCTCCGAGGCGACCATCAAGGCGCATGTCTCGGCAATCCTCCTCAAGCTCAATGTCGACAGCCGCACCCAGGCGGTGATCAAGCTCGGCAAGATCAACATGGCGTTGGTGGCCTGA
- a CDS encoding transporter substrate-binding domain-containing protein: MIASPKIKGFFSLLRLCLLTGGIVAAAVPARAAEGSSPLPLMFDAKERLARPDLSTVIRIRILTSVDFPPFNFADQTGRLAGFNVDLAREICAELKIEAKCQIQALPFDELEKALEGGAGEAVMAGMAVTPERRQRFAFSRPYLGVPARFARNLKARIDGDTAAALSGKSVGVVRGTAHELMLKAFFPKIAAVPFDNYEAVLEALKTGRVDAAFSDGLRLPFWVAGEGSAKCCALFDGPYLSEKFLGEGLSIMLRKNDPLLTAAFDQALSVLSRNGRLQDIYLRYFPNGLY; the protein is encoded by the coding sequence ATGATTGCATCCCCGAAAATCAAGGGGTTCTTCAGTCTTCTGCGGCTTTGCCTTCTAACCGGAGGAATTGTTGCCGCCGCGGTCCCGGCTCGGGCTGCCGAAGGCAGCAGTCCGCTGCCCCTGATGTTCGATGCCAAGGAGCGGCTCGCCCGCCCCGATCTTTCCACCGTGATCCGGATCCGCATCCTGACGAGCGTCGATTTCCCGCCGTTCAATTTCGCCGACCAGACAGGCAGGCTTGCCGGCTTCAATGTCGATCTTGCCCGCGAAATCTGCGCCGAGCTGAAGATCGAGGCGAAGTGCCAGATTCAGGCGCTGCCTTTCGACGAGCTGGAAAAGGCCCTGGAGGGTGGCGCCGGCGAAGCGGTCATGGCCGGCATGGCCGTGACGCCGGAGCGGCGCCAGCGGTTTGCCTTCTCGCGGCCTTATCTCGGCGTGCCGGCGCGTTTCGCCCGCAACCTGAAGGCCAGGATCGACGGCGATACGGCGGCAGCGCTTTCCGGCAAATCCGTCGGCGTCGTCAGGGGTACCGCCCATGAGCTGATGCTGAAGGCGTTTTTTCCGAAGATCGCCGCCGTACCGTTCGACAATTACGAGGCGGTGCTGGAGGCCCTGAAGACGGGCAGGGTGGATGCCGCCTTTTCCGATGGCCTGAGACTGCCCTTCTGGGTGGCGGGCGAAGGTTCGGCGAAATGCTGCGCTCTCTTCGACGGCCCCTATCTCTCGGAGAAATTCCTCGGCGAAGGCCTCTCGATCATGCTCCGCAAGAACGACCCGCTCCTGACCGCCGCCTTCGACCAGGCGCTCAGCGTTCTGTCGCGCAACGGCCGGCTGCAGGATATCTACCTGCGCTATTTCCCGAACGGGCTTTATTGA
- a CDS encoding DMT family transporter, producing MMTSIALLLLMAVSGRAVTREIDVFQVMEMRSVIAFFMLLPLVHREGGIKAMRTGILPSHIGRNVAHYVGQFAWLMGLTLIPLAQVIAIEFTAPIWAALMAAAFLGERLTWRKSVAILFGLVGVALIVRPGAAALNPGHLIVLGAAFVFAISFITTKALTRSDSATKIIFWMLVIQSVIGIVPALNVWVWPSAATWPWIFLIAFTGTFAHYCMAKALFHADATVVMPMDYLRVPLSALLGYLLYAEAIDSFTAIGAGLILAGNLFNLRRPNANRIQATPS from the coding sequence ATGATGACATCCATCGCATTGCTCCTGCTCATGGCCGTCTCGGGTCGTGCCGTAACCCGCGAGATCGACGTCTTTCAGGTGATGGAGATGCGCTCCGTCATCGCCTTCTTCATGCTGCTGCCGCTTGTCCATCGCGAAGGCGGCATCAAGGCGATGCGAACGGGCATTCTGCCGAGCCACATAGGCCGCAACGTTGCCCACTATGTCGGCCAGTTCGCCTGGCTGATGGGCCTTACACTGATCCCGCTGGCGCAGGTCATCGCCATCGAGTTCACCGCCCCCATCTGGGCAGCTCTGATGGCCGCGGCGTTTCTCGGGGAACGGCTGACATGGCGTAAAAGCGTGGCGATCCTGTTCGGTCTGGTCGGCGTGGCGCTGATCGTGCGCCCCGGTGCGGCGGCGCTCAACCCGGGTCACCTCATCGTGCTCGGAGCAGCCTTTGTATTCGCCATATCCTTCATCACCACAAAGGCCCTGACACGTTCCGACAGCGCAACGAAGATCATCTTCTGGATGCTCGTCATTCAATCGGTCATCGGAATAGTACCGGCACTTAACGTTTGGGTCTGGCCATCTGCAGCCACATGGCCATGGATCTTCCTGATCGCGTTTACAGGTACCTTCGCCCATTATTGCATGGCGAAGGCATTGTTCCATGCCGACGCAACGGTAGTGATGCCGATGGACTATCTGCGCGTGCCGTTGTCCGCCCTCCTTGGTTACCTCCTGTATGCCGAGGCTATCGACAGCTTTACGGCGATCGGTGCGGGACTGATCCTCGCTGGTAATCTTTTCAATCTGCGCCGTCCTAACGCCAACCGGATACAGGCCACCCCATCCTGA